ATAGCTTCCAGGACTTTCCCCAATGTATCAGTAAATATATCCATGGAATCTATATATTGTTCAGAATAATGCCATAATCTTTCAGTGTGTATATGGAGACTATTGAGAACCTCACCTAAACAAGGATTTTCACTGCTTAAAAATATGATGTTGTGAAATCTTTCATCATCATTTATTGCCTCTTGATAATCTTCAACTATATCGTAAGATTCAAGACGATATAGTATGGTTTCCAACTCATGAATATTTTCATCTGAAATCCTTTCTGTAGCTAACCTTGCTGCATAAGGATCTAATATTCTAGTTACTTCAAAAACTGATTTCATATATTTGAAATCAATAGATGTAACCTGAGCTCCAAACCTAGGAATTATATTGAGTAATTTGTCATTGCTCAATTGTTGAAATATTTTCCTTATAGGAGTTCTACTTATATCAAATTCATTAGCCACGTCGATCTCGTTTAATACCTCACCCGGTTCATACTCTAATTCAATTATTCTTCTTTTTAACACTTCATAAATTTTATCTGTATCAATTTTACCCACAGTACATAACCCCTCATGAATTAT
This is a stretch of genomic DNA from Sporanaerobacter acetigenes DSM 13106. It encodes these proteins:
- a CDS encoding GntR family transcriptional regulator, with product MGKIDTDKIYEVLKRRIIELEYEPGEVLNEIDVANEFDISRTPIRKIFQQLSNDKLLNIIPRFGAQVTSIDFKYMKSVFEVTRILDPYAARLATERISDENIHELETILYRLESYDIVEDYQEAINDDERFHNIIFLSSENPCLGEVLNSLHIHTERLWHYSEQYIDSMDIFTDTLGKVLEAIKEKDMDMAEKYAREHIDAFVEKIKQEML